AGGTATTGCACGGATGCAAAGGCCTCGGTGACGGTTGGTTTGTAATAAAACGTCATTGCGAATCCAGTAGCGAACTGGATAACGAAGCAAGTTAGCGTAATACCGCCCAAGCAATAAAAGATGTTGACGTGGGGCGGGACATACTTGCTGCTGATGTCATCCGCGAGGGCTTGAATTTCAAGCCGCTCATTAAACCACTGGTAAACTTTTGAGTCAGTTACCTGTTTAGTAAACATGAAGCCAGAGTTCCAAACAAAGCATTGTTACTAAAAAATGTAACATAGCACTCATGCAAATCTACAGGCTGAGCCACTGAATCCTGGCTTTTCCAATCCATAGTCTACTGCAATTGTTACATTTCATAACAACTTATTCCATTTTCATCCCCGACGGGTTCCTAATGTTAAAAAGTGTGGGTACTCGATGAACCAGCATCAACCAGAAGCAGCGATCGCTCCCGCGTTGTGCATCAGCCTTGCCAGCAGTCCCTAAGCCCCCTACCCATCTTGGGTTTGCCCCGGTTCTGCCCTCTCCTCCCCAACCCATAGATGTAGCCCAGATCTAGGCATCTGGGGTCACTTCTCGTTGAGCCCTAGCCAATCTTTTTCGATCAAGGCTAAGATTTGATATATGAGAAACCGCCTTTTTCAAATTAGCCTTTCTTTCATCGTGATGCTGGGTGTGGTTCTTGGACTTGCTGTTCCAGGAAGCTATGCCTTTAGTGATGAACAGCAGCTTTTAAGTGAGGTGTGGCGCATTGTCGATCGCACCTATGTAGACGACACCTTTAATCATCAAAATTGGTGGTTTGTGCGGCAGCGATCGCTCCGACAACCCCTACCCAATCGCGATGCCACCTACGATGCCATCCAGCAGATGTTGGCGAGCCTGGATGACCCATTCACGCGGCTGCTGAAGCCCGATCAATACCGGAGTCTGCGCACCAACACCTCGGGTGAGCTGACCGGCGTGGGCCTGCAAATTGCCAAGGATATGGAAACCGGCGACCTGCAGGTGATTGCTCCCATTGAAGCGTCGCCAGCAGATCAGGCAGGTATTCAACCCCGCGATCGCATCATGCAAATCGACGGCAGACCGACTCGGGATCTCACCCTGGATGAAGCGGCGGATCATATGCGCGGGGTGATTGGCAGTCCCGTAACGTTGACCATTGCTCGGGACGAAGAGCCAGCCTTTGATCTAACCCTAGTGCGCGATCGCATCACCCTCAACCCGGTGTATGCAGACCTGCGCATTCAGTCGGATGGCTCGCAGATTGGCTACATTCGCCTAAAACAGTTCAACGCCAACGCGGCGGTCACGGTGGCCGATGCGATCGCTGAATTTGAAGCGGCACCGGTGGATGGCTATATTCTTGACCTGCGCAACAATCCCGGAGGGCTGCTGCAGGCCGGCATTGAAGTGGCGCAACTGTGGCTTGACGAAGGGCCGATTGTCTACACCGTGAATCGTCAAGGCGTGCTCGATACGGTGGAAGCCAACGGTGAATCACTCACCGACGCGCCGCTGGCCGTGCTGGTCAACCAAGGTACAGCTAGTGCTAGCGAAATTTTGGCAGGAGCCCTGCAGGATCAGCAGCGGGCTAAGCTGGTGGGCGAGCGCACCTTTGGCAAGGGTCTC
This genomic interval from Candidatus Obscuribacterales bacterium contains the following:
- the ctpA gene encoding carboxyl-terminal processing protease CtpA translates to MRNRLFQISLSFIVMLGVVLGLAVPGSYAFSDEQQLLSEVWRIVDRTYVDDTFNHQNWWFVRQRSLRQPLPNRDATYDAIQQMLASLDDPFTRLLKPDQYRSLRTNTSGELTGVGLQIAKDMETGDLQVIAPIEASPADQAGIQPRDRIMQIDGRPTRDLTLDEAADHMRGVIGSPVTLTIARDEEPAFDLTLVRDRITLNPVYADLRIQSDGSQIGYIRLKQFNANAAVTVADAIAEFEAAPVDGYILDLRNNPGGLLQAGIEVAQLWLDEGPIVYTVNRQGVLDTVEANGESLTDAPLAVLVNQGTASASEILAGALQDQQRAKLVGERTFGKGLIQSLFNLSDGSGLAVTIAKYETPDHHDINRQGIQPDLVVQPIALNREDFGTDRDPQYRAAVDLLTNHAVVANAA